Proteins from a single region of Sphingopyxis sp. BSN-002:
- the mutL gene encoding DNA mismatch repair endonuclease MutL, whose amino-acid sequence MSIRRLPEKLVNRIAAGEVVERPAAALKELVENAIDAGATRISVRIAEGGISRLEVEDDGCGMTGADMALALERHATSKLPTDAIEDVTTMGFRGEALPSIASVARLTLESRVAGGDGWKRVVDNGTVVAEGPAALAKGTRVLVEDLFARVPARRKFLRSGRSEYAACLDVVKRLAMSRPDVAFAVEHDGRRVLDVQGGQDRLARVAALTQRELVANSIGVDLDRGDVHLGGVISLPTYNRGIADHQYLFVNGRPVKDRLLVGALRGAYADLLARDRHPVVALFLDIPTSEVDVNVHPAKTEVRFRDPQLIRGMIVGGLRRALDEHGFRSVQRPAEAALAAWQQEPVAPEPATGFLFGRRTEPAVHLFGTDLPPPSDDVARVYDRLVPFASAHAPAPLAGRAEVATLPPPEADDHPLGIARGQIAKTYIVAEAEDGLVIVDQHAAHERLVLEQLRHGMAGRAVPSQGLLLPEVVELDEPACDRLEAASGQLATLGVELERFGPAAVMVRATPAMLGAIDCHKLVTDIADDLAGYDAALGLNEKLELVAATMACHGSVRAGRTLSVPEMNALLRQMEVTPHSGQCNHGRPTWVKLAMDDVEKLFGRK is encoded by the coding sequence ATGTCAATACGTCGCCTGCCCGAAAAGCTCGTAAATCGGATCGCGGCCGGTGAAGTGGTCGAAAGACCCGCCGCGGCGCTGAAAGAACTGGTTGAAAACGCCATCGACGCCGGTGCGACTCGCATTTCGGTGCGAATCGCCGAGGGCGGGATTTCGCGGCTCGAGGTCGAGGATGACGGGTGCGGAATGACCGGCGCCGACATGGCGCTGGCGCTCGAACGCCATGCGACGTCGAAGCTGCCGACCGATGCGATCGAGGACGTCACGACGATGGGCTTTCGGGGCGAGGCCTTGCCCTCGATCGCCAGCGTCGCACGCCTGACGCTGGAGAGCCGCGTCGCCGGCGGCGACGGGTGGAAGCGGGTCGTGGACAATGGCACGGTGGTTGCCGAAGGACCGGCTGCGCTGGCGAAGGGCACGCGCGTGCTGGTCGAGGATCTGTTCGCTCGCGTGCCGGCACGCCGCAAGTTCCTCCGCAGCGGACGCAGCGAATATGCCGCCTGCCTCGATGTGGTGAAGCGGCTCGCGATGTCGCGGCCCGACGTCGCCTTCGCCGTCGAGCATGACGGACGCCGCGTCCTCGACGTGCAGGGCGGTCAGGACCGCCTCGCGCGCGTCGCGGCGCTGACCCAGCGCGAACTCGTCGCAAACAGCATCGGGGTCGATCTCGACCGCGGCGACGTGCATCTGGGCGGTGTGATCAGCCTGCCGACCTACAATCGCGGCATCGCCGATCATCAATATCTGTTCGTCAACGGACGCCCGGTAAAGGACCGGCTCCTCGTCGGTGCGCTGCGCGGCGCCTATGCCGACCTGCTTGCGCGTGACCGCCACCCGGTCGTGGCGCTCTTCCTCGATATCCCGACCAGCGAAGTCGATGTGAACGTCCATCCGGCAAAGACCGAAGTGCGTTTTCGCGACCCGCAGCTCATTCGCGGGATGATTGTCGGCGGCCTCCGCCGCGCGCTCGACGAGCATGGCTTCCGCAGCGTGCAGCGCCCCGCCGAGGCCGCGCTCGCGGCTTGGCAGCAGGAACCGGTCGCGCCCGAGCCGGCAACGGGCTTCCTGTTCGGACGCCGGACCGAACCCGCGGTGCATCTGTTCGGCACCGACCTGCCGCCGCCGTCCGATGACGTCGCGCGCGTCTATGACCGGCTTGTGCCGTTCGCCAGCGCTCATGCACCAGCCCCGCTCGCGGGCCGCGCCGAAGTCGCGACCCTGCCGCCGCCTGAGGCCGACGATCATCCGCTCGGCATCGCGCGCGGACAGATCGCGAAAACCTATATCGTTGCCGAGGCCGAGGACGGTCTCGTCATCGTCGACCAGCACGCCGCGCATGAGCGGCTCGTGCTCGAACAACTGCGCCACGGGATGGCCGGGCGCGCGGTGCCGTCGCAGGGGCTGCTGCTTCCCGAGGTCGTCGAACTCGACGAGCCCGCATGCGACCGGCTGGAGGCGGCGTCGGGTCAGCTTGCGACGCTTGGCGTCGAACTCGAACGCTTTGGCCCTGCCGCGGTGATGGTGCGCGCCACCCCGGCGATGCTCGGCGCGATCGACTGCCACAAGCTCGTCACCGATATCGCCGACGATCTGGCCGGTTATGACGCGGCGCTGGGATTGAACGAGAAACTCGAACTTGTCGCGGCGACGATGGCTTGCCATGGTTCGGTGCGGGCGGGGCGAACGCTGAGCGTGCCCGAAATGAACGCGCTGCTCCGCCAGATGGAAGTGACGCCGCATTCGGGTCAGTGCAACCACGGCCGTCCGACCTGGGTGAAGCTTGCGATGGACGACGTCGAGAAATTGTTCGGGAGGAAATAG